A stretch of DNA from Alteromonas gilva:
GGCACAAACGCATGCATAACCGCAAAAGCACCGGCTGCCGGCAACACCGTGACCAACGTAGACTGCTGTAAGCGCCGGGCAACACTCAATAATATAGGCATCATAACGATTAAACCGGCGTCAAAAAAAATTGGAAAACCAAACAACAGCGAGGTTATACCCAAGGCCAGTGGGGCCCGCTGCAAGCCAAACAAATTAATCATTCGTTCAGCCAACACATCGGCACCGCCGCTGGTTTCGAGTATTTTACCGATCATCCCTCCAAGGCCTACCAATAAGGCAACCGCTGCCAGGGTACTGCCAAAACCACTCATCATTACCGACAAAACATTTGCCGGATTAATCCCGGTCAGTAGCGCCGTAAGCAGACTAACAAGAATAAGTGCAATGAGCGCATGTACTCTGGCCACAATGATTAGCAGCATCAGTACGATAATCATTCCAAAACCAGTGGCGAGCAAGAGCAGATTGTTTGTTTCGTTGATTGCGGTATCCATTAATTCTCAAACTTGTCTGAATTGTTTCTTCACACCAAGCCGTTCTACGGCTAGAATGTTACGCATAACATAAAGAAGAACATTTTTTTAACAATAACGCAAGTGATCCCAATGGCAAAATTTGTATCAGCGAGTCAGGCACAATGTATTGTCGTTATGGGCGTCAGTGGTTGTGGAAAAAGTACCATTGGCGCATTGCTGGCTAATGAGATGTCGGCTGACTTTGTAGATGGTGACGATCTCCATCCGCCACAAAACATTGCCAAAATGGCACGTGGAGAAGCACTTACCGATAGTGATCGCCTTCCCTGGTTGCAGGCAATTAACCAATGCGCATTAACTGCACAAAATAATAATCACCGCCTGGTTATTGTTTGCTCAGCATTAAAAAAAACCTATCGGGATATGTTAAGATCTGGCCTGCCGGCGCTTAGGTTTGTGTATCTGCACGGTACCTATGAACTGATTAAACAGCGTCTTGAAGATCGCCAGGGCCATTTTATGAAAGCTGACATGCTCAAAAGCCAGTTTGCCACCCTGGAAGTACCTGATAGCAGTGAGACAGATGTTATTGCCGCGGATATTACATTGAGCAAAGACACTTTGGTGGCCAGAATCATTCATCACCTAAGGCATGATAATCCGGCAGAGTTATAGCTCATCGCATTGCATTGTCCGGTGTTAAGCTGACTATAAACTTTGCCCATCATTTAGCGAAAAGCCTAAATCAACAATGCGGCCAGGCCCTCTTTTGCCCTTGATAGCATCAATAACCAGATGGGCACTTTTAATACCAATGGCCTGCCGTGGAGTAATGACACTGGTTAGCGTTGGTTGCATGGTTTGACCAACATCGAGGCTGTTATAGCCGACGATGGCTAAATCCTGTGGTACCCGAATGCCAACATTGTTGCAGTGCTGCATGGCGCCTACCGCCAAATCGTCGTTGGTACAAAAGATGCCGTCCACGGCACTGTAAGTATCCAGAGCCTGCTTGAGTAAATTCATTCCCTGCGTAAAACTCGACTGAAAAGGTGTTGCGATAGTTTGCGGTGTATACCCTGCTTCCCACATGGCCTGCTCATAGCCTTGCTGGCGTAACAATGTGCGGCGGTCAAGGCGTGC
This window harbors:
- a CDS encoding gluconokinase, giving the protein MAKFVSASQAQCIVVMGVSGCGKSTIGALLANEMSADFVDGDDLHPPQNIAKMARGEALTDSDRLPWLQAINQCALTAQNNNHRLVIVCSALKKTYRDMLRSGLPALRFVYLHGTYELIKQRLEDRQGHFMKADMLKSQFATLEVPDSSETDVIAADITLSKDTLVARIIHHLRHDNPAEL